A stretch of bacterium DNA encodes these proteins:
- a CDS encoding formylglycine-generating enzyme family protein yields the protein MFSRFPVTLAVLLLSVLVLGACDDDDGGGDPSASLEMVNIPAGSFTMGDPSASHEINERPAREVLINAFSMSKFEVSQKLYSDVMGENPSSNKGDNNPVEKVKFADALRFCNALSERDGLTPVYSDIDGAVKANFDANGYRLPTEAEWEYACRAGTTTDFYTGSTLEDLQSCGWFSGNADGHTHERGKLAPNDFGLYDMHGNVFEWCWDWYSQNYYAQGVNNNPHGPAGGTQRVCRGGSWFVYQYGCRSSFRSMLEPKYDSIDIGIRLVRNAG from the coding sequence ATGTTTTCAAGATTTCCTGTCACGCTGGCTGTTCTTCTGCTCAGTGTCCTCGTTCTGGGCGCATGCGACGATGATGATGGCGGTGGTGACCCGAGTGCGTCGCTTGAAATGGTCAACATTCCCGCTGGAAGCTTTACTATGGGGGATCCCAGTGCTTCGCATGAGATCAATGAGCGCCCAGCCCGGGAGGTTTTAATCAACGCGTTCAGCATGAGTAAATTCGAGGTGTCACAGAAGCTGTATTCGGATGTCATGGGTGAAAATCCCAGCAGCAATAAGGGCGACAACAATCCCGTTGAGAAGGTGAAATTTGCGGATGCGCTGCGCTTCTGCAACGCGCTTTCTGAGCGAGATGGACTGACGCCGGTTTACTCTGATATTGATGGTGCCGTCAAGGCGAACTTCGACGCGAACGGTTACCGTTTGCCTACGGAAGCTGAGTGGGAATATGCCTGTCGTGCCGGCACGACCACGGATTTCTATACGGGTTCGACGCTTGAGGACCTGCAGTCCTGTGGATGGTTTTCCGGGAATGCTGACGGTCATACTCATGAGCGCGGGAAGCTCGCACCAAACGACTTTGGGCTTTATGACATGCACGGAAACGTATTCGAGTGGTGCTGGGACTGGTACAGCCAGAATTATTATGCGCAGGGTGTAAACAACAATCCGCATGGTCCTGCCGGTGGGACACAGCGCGTCTGCCGCGGTGGTTCATGGTTTGTCTATCAGTACGGGTGTCGTTCCAGTTTTCGTTCCATGCTCGAACCGAAGTACGACAGCATCGACATCGGCATACGCCTGGTCAGAAATGCCGGGTGA
- a CDS encoding S41 family peptidase, which translates to MFKQKISLASVFILLVFGIFMGTQIRAISEDNIYEQFTKFKDVLNYTQKYYVDEVKVSDLVTHAVEGMLKSLDPHSVYISPKQLEKVQEDFKGSFEGIGIEFRIVNDTITVANVIYGGPSEKVGLLSGDKIIGIDGESAIKFKNEDVQKKLRGEKGTEVVVTVKRFGLADPIDFTISRDKIPLYSVNAGFLLDDGIGYMSINRFSATTYEEFLTGLRDLKKQGMKKLVLDLRGNPGGYLEQSFRLANEFLSRGQKIVYTKGRRSDFDENYVATGSGEFQDLPLIVLLSNGSASASEIVAGAVQDHDRGLIVGETSFGKGLVQRQFDLSDGSAFRLTTARYYTPSGRMIQRPYDGSDEDYYRNAYHREEVDGDNIEHTEEADSTRPVFHTDSGRPVYGGGGITPDYIVRYEDLSEYVARMRILVFEFGTHYMDKKGATLREKYENADAAAFVKSFQVSDAMMKELIAFGKAKGVEFKQEEYDKDKDYLRAVVKAQIARTLYGNEGQFRSMLEVDPQYGKATSLFPEARKIAGLR; encoded by the coding sequence ATGTTCAAACAGAAAATCTCCCTGGCGAGTGTTTTTATTCTGCTGGTCTTCGGAATTTTCATGGGTACGCAGATCCGAGCGATATCCGAAGACAACATCTATGAACAATTCACCAAGTTCAAGGATGTTCTCAACTACACGCAGAAATATTACGTAGATGAGGTCAAGGTTTCGGACCTGGTCACGCATGCTGTCGAAGGGATGCTCAAATCCCTCGATCCGCATTCCGTGTACATCAGTCCGAAGCAGCTCGAAAAGGTACAGGAGGATTTCAAGGGAAGTTTCGAAGGCATCGGTATAGAATTCCGCATCGTGAATGATACCATTACAGTCGCCAATGTCATTTACGGCGGACCCAGTGAGAAAGTGGGACTGCTCTCGGGAGACAAAATCATTGGCATTGACGGTGAAAGTGCCATCAAGTTCAAGAATGAGGATGTGCAGAAAAAGCTGCGTGGCGAGAAAGGCACCGAGGTGGTGGTCACCGTCAAGCGATTCGGCCTGGCAGATCCCATTGATTTTACCATCTCACGCGACAAGATTCCGCTTTACAGCGTAAATGCCGGTTTCCTTCTTGACGATGGAATCGGATACATGAGTATCAATCGCTTCTCTGCGACGACATATGAGGAGTTCCTCACCGGACTGCGTGATCTCAAGAAGCAGGGTATGAAAAAGCTCGTTCTTGATCTGCGCGGCAATCCCGGCGGCTATCTCGAACAGTCGTTCCGCCTGGCGAATGAATTCCTGAGCAGGGGGCAGAAGATTGTGTACACGAAGGGACGCCGCAGCGATTTCGACGAGAACTACGTTGCCACAGGCAGCGGGGAGTTCCAGGATCTGCCTCTCATCGTCCTCCTCAGTAACGGCAGTGCTTCGGCAAGCGAAATCGTTGCCGGCGCGGTGCAGGATCATGATCGCGGTTTGATCGTCGGTGAAACCTCCTTCGGAAAGGGACTCGTGCAGCGTCAGTTCGACCTCAGCGACGGCTCCGCCTTCCGTCTGACAACCGCGCGTTATTACACGCCCAGCGGACGCATGATTCAGCGTCCCTATGATGGTTCTGACGAGGATTACTACCGCAACGCCTATCACCGCGAGGAAGTGGATGGCGACAATATCGAGCATACGGAAGAAGCCGACAGCACGCGTCCGGTATTCCACACCGACAGCGGTCGCCCGGTTTACGGCGGCGGTGGCATCACGCCCGACTACATCGTCCGCTATGAAGATCTGAGCGAATACGTTGCACGCATGCGCATCCTCGTCTTTGAATTCGGAACGCATTACATGGACAAGAAGGGCGCCACACTTCGTGAGAAGTACGAAAACGCCGACGCTGCCGCTTTTGTGAAGTCCTTCCAGGTCAGCGACGCCATGATGAAGGAACTGATTGCCTTCGGCAAGGCGAAGGGCGTGGAATTCAAACAGGAGGAATACGACAAGGACAAGGACTATCTCCGTGCCGTGGTCAAGGCGCAGATCGCCAGGACGCTCTATGGCAATGAGGGACAGTTCCGCTCCATGCTGGAAGTCGATCCTCAGTACGGCAAGGCGACGAGCCTCTTTCCCGAGGCGAGAAAGATCGCCGGCCTCCGCTGA
- a CDS encoding DUF3108 domain-containing protein translates to MTDMNIYRKRGFFGNHVFLFLAAGLLLVSHAFSQSKKQQQNECKPNFAVFTEGEELTYEVSYLGMGLGTIRTRVLRVRNGEHGLQVWLEGLIRTYRGVPFVTLNTLYRSRIGGTLASQDFHNKEYLRNDTVYKHIDYDFDSKKDVVYIHETVDDNPYWIRDDTLALEGKHWQDGLSLLFYARAYAHAHCRKKVPVLMYRDKAITTINFGVEREEMDLDAIDREVRTVKLDGETGFTGIFGLTGGFEGWFSEDRAAIPIVAKMHVLIGSVYIELIKWKRPGWSPPLYKD, encoded by the coding sequence ATGACTGACATGAACATTTATCGGAAACGTGGTTTCTTCGGGAACCACGTTTTTCTTTTCCTGGCTGCCGGACTACTGCTGGTATCACATGCTTTTTCGCAGTCGAAAAAGCAGCAGCAGAATGAGTGCAAGCCGAACTTCGCCGTGTTCACAGAGGGAGAGGAGCTTACCTATGAGGTCAGCTATCTCGGTATGGGACTCGGGACAATTCGCACCCGGGTTCTTCGCGTGCGCAACGGGGAACATGGCCTGCAGGTCTGGCTGGAAGGCCTCATTCGCACCTACAGGGGTGTACCCTTCGTGACGCTCAATACGCTGTACCGGAGTCGCATCGGCGGAACGCTCGCTTCACAGGATTTTCACAACAAGGAATACCTGCGAAACGACACCGTGTACAAACACATCGACTACGATTTCGACAGCAAAAAGGATGTCGTTTATATACACGAGACCGTCGACGACAATCCATATTGGATTCGTGACGACACGCTCGCCCTTGAAGGAAAGCACTGGCAGGATGGATTGAGTCTGCTCTTCTATGCAAGGGCGTATGCGCACGCACATTGCCGGAAAAAGGTGCCTGTGCTCATGTATCGAGACAAGGCCATCACCACGATAAATTTTGGTGTGGAACGTGAGGAAATGGACCTCGATGCCATCGACCGAGAGGTGCGGACGGTCAAACTCGATGGTGAAACCGGTTTTACCGGGATTTTCGGACTTACGGGGGGATTCGAGGGCTGGTTCAGTGAGGACAGGGCGGCCATACCCATTGTCGCCAAAATGCATGTTCTGATCGGCAGCGTGTATATTGAATTGATCAAATGGAAGCGGCCCGGATGGTCGCCGCCACTATACAAGGATTGA
- a CDS encoding gamma carbonic anhydrase family protein, translated as MVAATIQGLTGDNSMIYPYQGIYPQIHPSVFMTEDVTIIGDVRIDEDANIWFGSVVRGDVNRVTIGARTNIQDNCTLHETWKKYPLVIGADVTVGHGAILHACTINDACLIGMGAKVLDNATVGSESLVAAGAVVREGFTVPEGMLVAGVPAKVVRELDDEERAHIRNSAKNYLHYVGEYRKHRDLEKGLDFHSYIEYRNKGRI; from the coding sequence ATGGTCGCCGCCACTATACAAGGATTGACGGGAGACAACTCCATGATTTATCCCTATCAGGGTATTTACCCGCAGATTCACCCGAGCGTGTTCATGACGGAAGACGTCACCATTATCGGGGATGTGCGTATTGATGAGGATGCCAACATCTGGTTCGGTTCAGTCGTTCGAGGTGACGTCAATCGCGTCACGATTGGCGCGCGAACGAACATACAGGACAACTGTACGCTGCATGAGACCTGGAAGAAATATCCTCTCGTGATCGGGGCGGATGTCACCGTAGGACACGGCGCCATTCTGCACGCTTGCACCATCAACGACGCCTGCCTTATCGGCATGGGCGCAAAGGTACTTGATAATGCGACGGTCGGCAGTGAATCGCTCGTCGCGGCGGGTGCCGTCGTGCGTGAAGGATTTACCGTGCCCGAAGGGATGCTCGTTGCTGGTGTCCCTGCGAAAGTCGTTCGTGAACTCGATGACGAGGAGCGCGCGCATATCCGTAATTCTGCGAAAAACTACCTTCATTACGTGGGTGAGTACCGCAAGCATCGGGATCTCGAGAAAGGACTCGACTTCCACTCCTATATTGAATACCGAAACAAGGGCCGCATATGA
- the nadC gene encoding carboxylating nicotinate-nucleotide diphosphorylase: MRLSILHDSTMLQRIEAALREDVGTGDVTTECTVPTDLKGEGVFLAKANGVLSGLEVAATVFHLVDNELVIDASITDGMPVLRGASIAVVRGNIASMLTAERVALNFLQRMSGIATATASMVKLVEGSETQILDTRKTVPGLRAFDKLAVAHGRGTNHRFGLDDMVLIKDNHIAAAGGLKEAVDLVAGRLPADRKIKIEVEADSLNQVIEALSCKAVDIIMLDNFTLDEMATAVKLIRGKRSDVRIEASGNVSEQTVRAIAETGVDMISVGALTHSVAALDISFNISEKKASL; the protein is encoded by the coding sequence ATGAGACTGAGTATTCTTCACGACAGTACCATGCTGCAGCGAATTGAAGCTGCGCTGCGCGAGGACGTTGGGACGGGAGATGTCACCACCGAATGTACCGTGCCAACGGATCTCAAGGGTGAAGGGGTATTCCTTGCAAAGGCCAACGGCGTACTTTCAGGACTGGAAGTTGCCGCAACGGTATTTCATCTGGTGGATAATGAACTGGTCATCGACGCCAGCATTACCGATGGCATGCCCGTGCTCCGCGGAGCGTCCATTGCAGTCGTACGCGGCAATATCGCGTCCATGCTGACCGCCGAACGCGTTGCCCTCAACTTCCTGCAGCGTATGTCCGGCATCGCCACCGCCACGGCATCCATGGTGAAGCTGGTGGAAGGCAGCGAGACGCAGATACTGGATACCCGCAAAACCGTGCCCGGCCTGCGCGCGTTCGATAAACTCGCCGTTGCACACGGTCGCGGCACCAATCACCGATTCGGTCTCGACGATATGGTTCTTATCAAGGACAATCACATCGCCGCAGCCGGGGGACTCAAGGAGGCTGTTGATCTCGTAGCCGGACGGCTCCCCGCCGATCGGAAGATCAAGATCGAAGTGGAGGCAGACAGCCTCAACCAGGTGATCGAGGCACTGTCTTGCAAAGCAGTGGATATCATCATGCTCGATAACTTCACGCTCGATGAAATGGCCACGGCGGTAAAACTTATCCGTGGCAAGCGCAGCGATGTGCGCATTGAAGCATCTGGAAATGTATCAGAACAGACCGTGCGTGCGATTGCCGAAACAGGCGTCGATATGATTTCCGTCGGAGCGCTTACGCATTCCGTCGCCGCGCTTGACATTTCCTTCAATATCAGTGAAAAGAAAGCGTCGTTGTGA
- a CDS encoding CoA pyrophosphatase, giving the protein MLDRPGYRRAAVLIPLIAVQGDWDLLLTRRNSDLPHHRGQIAFPGGSVEEGEDCRQAALREAEEEIALAPSNVEVLGCHDDIWTPSGFIISPVAAVLSSDDGLTPNPDEVARMFRVPLSFFAQRGNVNIQLFEFEGREREVYFYSYDGETIWGATALIIRNFLRDLQLLDASA; this is encoded by the coding sequence ATGCTTGATCGGCCCGGCTACCGGCGGGCGGCGGTATTGATACCGCTGATCGCGGTGCAGGGGGACTGGGATCTTCTGCTGACCAGGCGAAACAGCGATTTGCCACATCATCGGGGGCAGATCGCTTTCCCGGGTGGCAGTGTCGAGGAAGGTGAAGATTGCAGGCAGGCAGCATTGAGGGAAGCGGAAGAGGAGATTGCTCTTGCACCGTCAAACGTTGAAGTTCTTGGCTGTCACGATGATATATGGACACCAAGCGGTTTCATCATTTCCCCTGTAGCTGCAGTGCTGTCGTCAGATGATGGATTGACCCCGAATCCGGATGAAGTGGCGAGGATGTTTCGTGTGCCGCTATCATTTTTCGCACAGCGCGGGAATGTCAACATTCAGCTTTTCGAATTCGAGGGGCGTGAGCGGGAAGTGTATTTCTACAGCTATGATGGCGAAACCATCTGGGGTGCAACAGCCCTGATCATCAGGAATTTTCTGCGGGATCTGCAGCTTCTTGATGCATCGGCCTGA
- a CDS encoding T9SS type A sorting domain-containing protein, protein MTRSFRAVFFLALSVLLLSSAGQQARAQLAIKEGIPVDSLVRTYFIGGGAQVDNITYKGFARGIGYFDGSKSNIGINEGVLMTTGWIGYAVGPNNYDDISYPALRAGDPDLSQLVGYFTFDASVLEFDFIPYQDTVSFDYVFASEEYPEYVGSVYNDVFAFYISGPGFPVKKNIALIPGTSIPVAINTVNHIDSTRYYVNNAIGQSVEYDGFTTVLRASAVVTPCETYHLKLAIADVSDNLYDSGVFLRSGSFDAGNQLSVVGLKDAAEGGCDPGVIEIQRMGNLEDTMTVSFQLRGEAINDSDYAHVVNTFTFARGQASYRIPISAFKDAVSDDGEWVTVYIPDICNTGLVRDSIRIVEVPDMQAVAHADTILCAGASLRFEARIIGGSGYFGYEWSGGMGTDRVLSMDPAVSGTYVFTVYDSITGCSSMDTLHVTVEDYPVIDAGPDRNICPGSITVLEGSVVGDNPPYSVVWSPMTGLSNPNVVTPEASPPVTTTYVMTVTSPSGCVSTDTVVVRVSDVIVQASKDTTICRKQVVALEAAAAGAVPPYTYSWNSASSLSDPSSPTPLAFPEVSTTYIVTVRSSNGCQTTDSVRVTVADIALNAGNDVRICEGKEHMIGDTAWTTHAPVLYSWEPVEGLDNPNSPTPIARPDVTTSYVVTATNAFGCSVKDTVQVIVNQLRIDAGTSTAICPGDSVQLTGQVFVGTPAYNYYWSPAEGLSATDIPNPMASPAKSQWYVLTVVDRESCLQRDSVLISVWPEVEPRIDVLGSPVFCIGDSVTLDAGAGYLSYNWSTGASSRTITVGDAGNYWVDVISVDGCPGSSDTIEVIVSDKPAPRISGDTLLCAGAETDYVVPHVSGSIYTWGITGGRVVGADDSARIHVVWETPGVFTVRIDQVFGSASCQGDTTITVTVLPNPSPEISADEPLEFCEGGEVTLRAPPGFASYQWSNGASGSAVTVDSAGRYSVTVTTMAGCSGTSPEVEVRVYPLPEPEIIALTEMPVCEGGTVTLGLTGTYASYLWSDGSNLSTMTVDAAGSWTVRVTTIEGCTAESAPFSVSFNPLPEPDIVAEGPLEFCEGDSVRLRAVGSFARYLWSTGEETSSIVVRAGGSYALQVWTEYGCEGSTRALDVTVHPWPDKPVISRRGDTLYSTTADVYAWYEEIDGEQVPVLPGDAASIISVPDRRYWVVVSSNFGCSRISDPYEWTQGYQARSTVSLPKVEANPGEKVAVDFSLEEQEYLEEVLASRYTAELRYNASLLLPTGSTPMGRIEGNERVIDLTGTFGGSTGVLRHLEFIATLGNAESTPLTISTFTWDQPDVEVTRIHGEFLLGICREGGARLFDATGQLALEPNHPNPFNNMTVITYELIEEGPTHLYVLDMLGRRVATLLDGYAEKGRYQVAFEAGELPSGMYITVLRTPSQLRMRSMKLLK, encoded by the coding sequence ATGACACGTTCGTTCCGAGCTGTATTTTTCCTGGCACTGAGCGTCCTGCTCCTCTCGTCCGCCGGCCAGCAGGCGCGGGCGCAGCTTGCTATAAAGGAAGGAATCCCGGTCGATTCGCTGGTGCGCACATACTTCATCGGGGGCGGAGCACAGGTCGACAATATCACATACAAAGGCTTCGCCAGGGGAATAGGTTATTTCGACGGCTCGAAATCCAACATAGGGATCAACGAGGGAGTATTGATGACGACGGGGTGGATCGGCTACGCCGTGGGACCGAACAACTACGATGACATTTCCTACCCCGCACTCAGGGCAGGCGACCCGGACCTCTCGCAGCTTGTGGGATATTTCACCTTCGACGCATCCGTTCTCGAGTTCGATTTCATTCCTTATCAGGACACCGTGTCTTTCGATTACGTCTTTGCCTCGGAAGAGTATCCCGAGTATGTAGGATCCGTGTACAATGACGTGTTCGCATTCTACATTTCCGGTCCTGGCTTCCCGGTGAAGAAGAACATCGCCCTCATCCCCGGAACGAGTATCCCTGTCGCTATCAATACTGTCAATCATATTGACTCCACCCGTTACTATGTGAACAATGCGATCGGACAGTCGGTGGAATACGACGGCTTCACAACGGTACTGCGGGCGTCAGCAGTGGTCACCCCCTGTGAGACCTATCATCTCAAGCTGGCAATAGCGGACGTTTCCGATAATCTCTATGACTCGGGAGTGTTTCTCCGTTCCGGGAGTTTCGATGCAGGGAATCAGCTGAGCGTCGTCGGATTGAAAGACGCTGCAGAAGGAGGCTGCGATCCGGGCGTGATTGAGATTCAGCGGATGGGGAATCTCGAAGATACCATGACGGTGAGTTTTCAGCTGCGGGGAGAAGCGATCAATGACAGCGATTACGCGCATGTGGTCAACACGTTCACCTTTGCAAGGGGACAGGCGAGCTATCGCATTCCCATCAGTGCATTCAAGGACGCTGTTTCTGACGATGGTGAATGGGTGACGGTGTACATCCCGGATATCTGTAATACGGGACTCGTGCGTGACTCCATTCGCATCGTCGAGGTTCCGGACATGCAGGCAGTAGCGCATGCGGATACTATTCTCTGTGCCGGAGCGTCACTTCGTTTCGAAGCCAGAATCATTGGCGGGTCAGGGTACTTCGGATATGAGTGGAGTGGAGGTATGGGAACGGATCGGGTGCTGAGCATGGATCCCGCTGTGTCAGGGACCTATGTGTTTACGGTGTACGATTCCATCACCGGCTGCAGCAGTATGGATACACTGCATGTAACGGTGGAGGATTATCCTGTCATTGATGCAGGGCCCGACAGGAATATCTGTCCCGGCAGCATCACCGTGCTCGAAGGCAGTGTCGTTGGGGACAATCCACCCTACAGTGTTGTCTGGTCGCCGATGACCGGACTGAGCAATCCCAATGTCGTCACTCCTGAAGCATCGCCCCCCGTGACGACGACATATGTGATGACGGTGACGAGTCCCTCGGGCTGTGTCAGTACCGATACCGTCGTCGTTCGCGTTTCCGACGTCATCGTCCAGGCTTCGAAGGACACTACAATTTGCCGCAAACAGGTTGTGGCGCTTGAAGCTGCTGCTGCCGGTGCGGTGCCGCCCTACACATACTCATGGAATTCCGCCTCATCTCTCAGTGATCCTTCGTCCCCGACGCCGCTCGCGTTTCCTGAAGTCAGTACGACCTACATCGTCACCGTGCGATCCAGCAATGGTTGTCAGACCACGGACAGTGTGCGCGTCACCGTTGCAGACATCGCACTCAATGCCGGGAATGATGTACGCATCTGTGAAGGGAAGGAGCACATGATCGGGGATACTGCATGGACGACGCATGCCCCCGTGCTGTACAGCTGGGAACCGGTGGAGGGATTGGACAATCCGAATTCTCCGACACCGATTGCGCGTCCTGATGTTACCACCAGCTACGTGGTCACCGCGACGAATGCGTTTGGCTGCAGTGTGAAAGACACGGTGCAGGTGATCGTGAATCAGCTGCGTATCGATGCCGGGACGTCCACCGCCATCTGTCCGGGAGACAGCGTGCAGCTCACGGGACAGGTGTTCGTCGGTACCCCCGCGTACAATTATTACTGGAGTCCCGCCGAAGGACTGTCAGCCACCGACATCCCGAATCCCATGGCTTCTCCGGCAAAGAGCCAGTGGTACGTACTCACCGTCGTCGACCGGGAAAGCTGTTTGCAGCGTGACTCGGTGCTCATCAGCGTATGGCCCGAAGTCGAACCGCGCATTGATGTGCTCGGTTCGCCGGTGTTTTGCATCGGCGACAGCGTGACGCTGGATGCCGGTGCGGGATATCTCTCGTACAATTGGTCGACTGGCGCAAGCTCGCGAACCATTACCGTGGGAGATGCAGGCAACTACTGGGTCGATGTGATTTCCGTCGACGGTTGTCCGGGGAGTTCGGATACGATCGAAGTCATCGTATCGGATAAACCCGCACCACGCATCAGCGGCGATACGCTGCTCTGTGCCGGCGCGGAAACGGATTACGTCGTGCCTCATGTATCGGGATCGATCTACACCTGGGGCATCACGGGCGGAAGGGTCGTCGGTGCCGACGACAGCGCGCGGATACACGTGGTGTGGGAAACGCCCGGGGTGTTCACCGTGCGTATCGACCAGGTGTTCGGCAGTGCGTCCTGCCAGGGCGACACGACGATCACAGTGACAGTGCTTCCGAATCCTTCGCCTGAAATTTCCGCGGATGAACCGCTGGAGTTCTGCGAGGGAGGAGAGGTTACGCTGCGTGCGCCTCCGGGTTTTGCCAGCTACCAGTGGTCGAATGGAGCGAGCGGGAGTGCCGTGACCGTCGATTCGGCGGGGCGGTACAGCGTGACGGTGACGACGATGGCAGGATGCAGCGGGACATCACCAGAGGTCGAGGTACGTGTGTATCCACTGCCGGAACCTGAGATCATCGCTTTGACCGAAATGCCGGTTTGCGAAGGGGGGACGGTCACGCTCGGACTCACAGGTACGTATGCGTCGTACCTCTGGTCAGATGGTTCAAATTTGTCGACAATGACTGTTGATGCAGCCGGGAGTTGGACGGTGCGTGTGACCACCATCGAAGGTTGTACCGCCGAATCAGCTCCATTCAGCGTCAGCTTCAACCCGTTGCCGGAGCCGGATATTGTCGCGGAAGGGCCCCTCGAATTCTGTGAGGGCGACAGCGTGCGCCTGCGTGCCGTCGGCAGCTTCGCACGCTACCTGTGGTCCACAGGCGAGGAAACATCCTCCATCGTCGTTCGTGCGGGCGGCAGTTACGCGCTGCAGGTATGGACGGAATACGGCTGCGAGGGCAGTACGCGTGCACTCGACGTCACCGTACATCCATGGCCGGATAAACCCGTGATCTCGCGTCGCGGTGATACCCTGTATTCCACGACAGCGGATGTTTATGCATGGTATGAGGAGATTGACGGGGAGCAGGTGCCGGTCCTTCCCGGGGACGCTGCCAGCATCATCTCCGTCCCTGACCGGCGGTACTGGGTCGTCGTCAGCAGCAACTTTGGCTGCAGCAGGATTTCCGATCCCTATGAATGGACACAGGGCTACCAGGCCCGTTCCACGGTTTCGCTTCCAAAGGTTGAAGCAAATCCCGGAGAAAAAGTGGCCGTCGATTTTTCCCTCGAGGAACAGGAGTATCTCGAAGAAGTTCTTGCCTCGCGCTATACCGCGGAGCTTCGCTACAACGCATCGCTGCTGCTTCCGACGGGATCGACACCTATGGGACGCATTGAAGGAAATGAGCGTGTAATTGACCTGACGGGAACATTCGGCGGCAGTACCGGCGTGCTCAGGCATCTCGAGTTCATTGCCACGCTGGGGAACGCGGAGTCGACGCCGCTCACGATTTCCACCTTCACCTGGGATCAACCCGACGTCGAGGTCACGCGTATTCATGGAGAGTTTCTGCTCGGCATCTGCCGCGAAGGCGGAGCACGTCTCTTTGATGCAACGGGACAGCTGGCGCTCGAACCGAATCATCCCAATCCCTTCAACAACATGACCGTGATAACGTATGAGCTTATCGAAGAAGGTCCGACGCATCTCTACGTGCTTGACATGCTCGGACGGCGTGTCGCGACGTTGCTCGACGGTTATGCCGAAAAGGGACGCTACCAGGTGGCGTTCGAGGCGGGAGAACTGCCATCAGGCATGTATATCACCGTGCTGCGCACTCCGTCGCAGCTGCGCATGCGCAGCATGAAACTTCTGAAGTAA
- a CDS encoding EVE domain-containing protein, which produces MPKTRYWLFKSEPGAYSIDDLKKDGTTFWDGVRNYQARNMLRDEIKKGDRVLFYHSNSNPPAVVGTATVTRDGYPDHTQFEQGHKKFDPKASEDNPRWFMVDITFDSAFDDPLPLEELRGIAALKDMELLRKGSRLSVQPVQKKEWDAILKKAR; this is translated from the coding sequence ATGCCCAAAACACGTTACTGGCTGTTCAAATCGGAACCCGGCGCCTACAGCATCGACGATCTTAAAAAGGATGGGACGACATTCTGGGACGGCGTGCGGAATTACCAGGCGCGAAATATGCTGCGCGACGAGATCAAGAAGGGCGATCGCGTCCTTTTCTACCACAGCAACAGTAATCCTCCTGCGGTTGTCGGCACCGCCACGGTAACGCGAGACGGCTACCCTGACCATACGCAGTTTGAACAGGGACATAAAAAATTCGATCCGAAGGCATCGGAAGACAATCCCCGCTGGTTCATGGTGGATATCACTTTTGACAGCGCATTCGACGACCCCCTTCCCCTCGAGGAGCTCCGCGGCATTGCTGCATTGAAAGACATGGAACTGTTACGCAAGGGAAGCCGCCTCTCGGTTCAGCCGGTGCAGAAAAAAGAGTGGGACGCCATTCTGAAAAAGGCACGCTGA
- a CDS encoding HAD-IA family hydrolase yields the protein MIKAIISDLGNVLLHFDHRIIAARLQHDFPSAQWDEEQEALFWALVTSFELGAIDERAFLTSCGELLEEGSTLDEEHFRRLWCDIFWLNDEYLDLLRSVHDQVTLVLLSNTNPLHIAWAEKQFPEVFELFSHKVYSYDVGTAKPDERIFRVALHAAGCAPEETLFFDDIAAYADAASAMGMNGHQYVSAAGARDVLAMHGLPVPPQH from the coding sequence ATGATCAAGGCCATCATCAGCGACCTGGGGAATGTTCTGTTGCATTTCGATCACAGAATCATTGCCGCGAGGCTGCAGCATGACTTTCCATCGGCGCAGTGGGATGAGGAACAGGAGGCGCTGTTCTGGGCACTGGTTACATCGTTTGAACTCGGCGCTATTGACGAACGCGCATTTCTCACCTCCTGCGGTGAACTGCTCGAGGAGGGCAGTACGCTTGATGAAGAGCATTTCCGCCGGCTCTGGTGCGATATTTTCTGGCTCAACGACGAATACCTCGACCTGCTGCGCAGTGTGCATGACCAGGTCACTCTTGTTCTGCTTTCCAACACCAATCCGCTGCATATTGCCTGGGCGGAAAAGCAGTTCCCGGAGGTGTTCGAACTGTTTTCACACAAGGTGTACTCCTACGATGTCGGGACGGCCAAACCTGACGAGCGCATTTTCCGCGTGGCGCTTCATGCCGCCGGCTGCGCCCCGGAGGAAACCCTGTTCTTTGATGACATTGCTGCTTACGCGGATGCCGCATCCGCGATGGGCATGAACGGGCATCAGTATGTGTCCGCCGCCGGTGCGCGTGACGTGCTGGCGATGCACGGACTCCCTGTGCCCCCACAACATTAG